The following are from one region of the Paenibacillus sabinae T27 genome:
- a CDS encoding O-methyltransferase, translated as MLNQEQYFNQEQYSERLYEEDELLLSVKEAIRNGGMPEVSIAPGYGRLLGMLVSLSRSSSVLEIGALGGYSGICLARGLAPGGTLTSLELKPEYAEMARRHLEQAGFGGIVEYRTGPALDSLAKLQEEGRTFDFFFIDADKENYPNYLEYAIRLANPGAIIAGDNIFLRGRTLNADKNGPAVQAMRRFNEMIASDSRLTSTLLPAYDGLALAMVK; from the coding sequence ATGCTTAATCAGGAGCAATATTTCAATCAGGAACAATACAGCGAGAGGCTCTATGAAGAGGATGAGCTTCTGCTGTCGGTAAAGGAAGCCATCCGGAATGGCGGCATGCCCGAAGTGTCGATTGCTCCGGGCTACGGAAGGCTGCTGGGCATGCTCGTCTCGCTGTCCCGTTCGTCAAGCGTGCTTGAAATCGGGGCGCTCGGCGGCTACAGCGGGATTTGCCTTGCCCGCGGGCTCGCTCCGGGCGGAACGTTGACCTCCTTGGAGCTGAAGCCAGAATACGCTGAAATGGCCCGCCGCCATCTGGAGCAGGCGGGGTTCGGTGGCATCGTGGAATATCGCACTGGGCCCGCACTGGACAGTTTGGCCAAACTCCAGGAAGAAGGCCGGACCTTTGATTTCTTTTTTATCGACGCGGACAAGGAGAATTATCCGAACTATCTGGAGTACGCGATCCGGCTTGCCAATCCGGGGGCGATTATCGCCGGAGACAATATTTTTCTTCGCGGCCGGACGCTGAACGCGGACAAGAACGGACCGGCGGTGCAGGCGATGCGCCGTTTCAACGAAATGATCGCAAGCGACAGCCGCCTGACCAGCACGCTGCTCCCCGCCTATGACGGTCTGGCTCTGGCGATGGTGAAATAG
- the hemH gene encoding ferrochelatase, translating to MTTKIGVLVMSYGTPESLEGVESYYTHIRRGNPPSDEQLKELKGRYEAITGGVFPLREHTDRQTGALQEALNRDNEDKAIEYICFQGLKHAHPFIEDGVQRLAESGIDHAVGIVLAPHYSVMSVGSYIKRAREKAESLGIQMVFVESYHLHPQLIAALSRRVSAKLDQYEEAGAKREDVRVLFSAHSLPERILNMGDPYRDQLLETSKAVAEQAGVTSWQFTWQSAGRTPEPWLGPDILDTLRELSKEQVEYVLSAPIGFVSDHLEVLYDLDIEAQAVASELDMRLLRIESLNSDPAFIAVLSDVVRTRAGELKAGRS from the coding sequence TTGACAACCAAAATCGGCGTACTCGTCATGTCATACGGCACTCCCGAAAGCCTGGAGGGTGTTGAGTCTTATTACACGCATATCCGGCGCGGCAATCCGCCATCTGATGAACAGTTGAAGGAGCTGAAGGGCCGATATGAAGCCATCACCGGCGGCGTATTTCCGCTGAGGGAGCATACGGACCGGCAGACCGGGGCGCTGCAAGAAGCGCTGAACCGGGATAATGAAGATAAAGCGATCGAATATATATGCTTTCAGGGGCTGAAGCACGCGCATCCGTTCATTGAGGACGGGGTGCAGCGGCTGGCGGAGAGCGGAATCGACCATGCGGTGGGGATCGTCCTCGCGCCGCATTATTCGGTCATGAGCGTCGGAAGCTACATAAAGCGCGCCAGGGAAAAAGCGGAGAGTCTGGGCATCCAAATGGTATTTGTGGAAAGCTACCATCTTCATCCGCAGCTGATCGCCGCCCTGAGCCGCCGCGTGTCGGCAAAGCTGGACCAATATGAAGAGGCGGGCGCGAAACGGGAAGACGTACGGGTGCTCTTCAGCGCCCACAGCCTGCCGGAGCGGATTCTTAATATGGGTGATCCGTACCGGGACCAGCTGCTGGAAACCTCGAAGGCCGTTGCCGAACAGGCTGGCGTTACCTCCTGGCAGTTCACTTGGCAGAGCGCTGGAAGAACGCCGGAGCCCTGGCTCGGGCCGGATATTCTGGATACGCTCCGCGAGCTGAGCAAGGAACAGGTGGAATACGTCCTGTCCGCCCCAATCGGATTTGTATCCGATCATCTTGAGGTGCTGTACGATCTGGATATCGAAGCCCAGGCCGTGGCGAGCGAGCTGGATATGCGCCTGCTGCGGATCGAATCGCTGAACAGCGACCCTGCTTTTATCGCTGTGCTAAGCGACGTGGTGCGCACCCGGGCGGGGGAACTGAAGGCGGGGCGTTCATGA
- a CDS encoding fumarylacetoacetate hydrolase family protein, whose amino-acid sequence MCAAVKTLYCVGRNYKLHAEELGNQVPAEPLIFLKPSHAAVPLDKETIQLPQGSGKVDYEGELVLRIARDYVPGISVEELVDEMALGLDFTLRDIHNDLQKRGLPWTPAKGFRNAAPLSPFIAFPSREELENTDFTVRKNGEEVQRGNVKNMIFSLQTIVDFIGTRYGLGKDDVIFTGTPAGVGPTLPGDSFELYWGDRLLGSCLIG is encoded by the coding sequence ATGTGCGCTGCTGTAAAGACCTTATACTGTGTGGGACGAAACTACAAACTTCATGCGGAGGAGCTTGGCAATCAGGTTCCGGCGGAGCCGCTTATTTTTTTGAAGCCGTCTCATGCCGCCGTTCCTCTCGACAAAGAAACCATTCAGCTGCCTCAGGGTTCTGGAAAAGTGGATTATGAAGGGGAACTTGTGCTGCGCATCGCGCGCGACTATGTTCCGGGCATAAGTGTGGAAGAGCTGGTGGATGAAATGGCTTTGGGCCTGGATTTCACGCTCCGGGACATTCATAACGATCTGCAAAAAAGAGGACTTCCCTGGACGCCCGCCAAAGGCTTCCGGAATGCCGCGCCTCTGTCCCCCTTCATCGCTTTCCCTTCGAGGGAAGAGCTGGAGAATACTGATTTCACGGTCCGCAAGAACGGGGAAGAAGTGCAGCGGGGCAATGTGAAAAATATGATTTTTTCGCTGCAGACCATTGTGGATTTCATCGGCACCCGCTACGGGCTGGGCAAAGACGATGTGATCTTCACCGGCACGCCTGCAGGCGTCGGTCCCACCCTTCCGGGCGATTCGTTCGAGCTGTATTGGGGCGACCGGCTGTTGGGCAGCTGCCTGATCGGATAA
- the hemG gene encoding protoporphyrinogen oxidase, whose translation MNGTSRKVVIIGGGLSGLSTAFYVRKFYKEAGVNPEIIILEKERSLGGKIETLHKDGFVIEKGPDSFLARKKEMSDLARELELDHELVTTNPNAKKTYILQRGKLQPMPAGLVLGIPTDLKPFVGTKLLSFPGKLRALMDFVIPPRRSEEDEPLGELIERRFGTEVLENLTEPLLAGIYAADMRKISLQATFPQFGEMERQYGSLIRGMLRGRQPKETHTGAKKSMFLTFRQGLQSLVHALVHELHDVEQRTEAAVVAIHDRIADTFTEAAGTKDGYPEAADTPQPRYAVELGTGELLPADDIYITVPNFAAAELLRPHVDVSSLDAVNYVSVANVVMAFSGEEMDGNFDGSGFLVPRKEGRNITACTWTSAKWLHTSPEGKVLLRCYVGRSGDEQNVELPDAALEELVRKDLREVMGVTAEPLFTEITRLPNSMPQYPVGHPSNIAGLRNDLAALLPGVYVFGAGYDGIGMPDCIKFAKLTAKAAAEGLREN comes from the coding sequence ATGAACGGAACTTCACGCAAGGTCGTCATTATCGGCGGAGGGCTGAGCGGATTAAGCACCGCTTTTTACGTCCGCAAATTTTATAAGGAAGCCGGCGTTAATCCGGAGATCATTATTCTTGAAAAAGAGCGCAGCCTCGGCGGGAAAATCGAGACCCTGCACAAGGACGGCTTCGTTATCGAAAAAGGACCCGATTCCTTCCTGGCCCGTAAGAAGGAAATGAGCGATCTCGCCAGGGAATTGGAGCTCGATCATGAGCTGGTGACAACGAATCCTAACGCCAAAAAAACATATATTTTGCAGCGGGGCAAGCTGCAGCCGATGCCAGCGGGCCTTGTGCTTGGCATTCCGACGGACCTCAAGCCTTTTGTCGGCACCAAGCTCCTGTCCTTTCCCGGCAAGCTGCGCGCATTGATGGACTTTGTCATTCCGCCCCGGCGGTCGGAGGAGGACGAGCCGCTTGGAGAGCTGATTGAGCGTCGTTTCGGCACCGAAGTGCTGGAGAATTTAACGGAACCGCTGCTGGCCGGTATTTATGCGGCGGATATGCGCAAGATCAGCCTGCAGGCAACGTTTCCGCAGTTCGGCGAGATGGAGCGGCAGTACGGCAGCCTGATTCGCGGAATGCTGAGGGGAAGACAGCCTAAGGAGACGCATACCGGCGCCAAAAAGAGCATGTTCCTCACTTTCCGCCAGGGGTTGCAAAGCCTCGTCCATGCGCTTGTGCATGAGCTGCATGATGTGGAGCAGCGTACGGAAGCGGCCGTCGTGGCCATTCACGACCGGATAGCCGATACCTTCACTGAAGCGGCCGGAACCAAGGACGGCTATCCCGAAGCGGCTGATACTCCGCAGCCGCGTTACGCGGTTGAGCTGGGAACCGGCGAGCTGCTGCCTGCGGATGATATTTACATCACCGTGCCCAACTTTGCAGCGGCCGAGCTGCTGCGGCCTCATGTCGATGTGTCCTCGCTGGACGCGGTGAACTACGTGTCGGTCGCCAACGTGGTTATGGCCTTCTCCGGCGAGGAGATGGACGGCAATTTTGACGGTTCTGGCTTCCTCGTTCCCCGCAAGGAGGGGCGCAATATTACGGCCTGCACCTGGACCTCGGCGAAATGGCTGCACACAAGCCCCGAGGGTAAAGTGCTGCTTCGCTGTTATGTGGGGCGTTCGGGCGACGAGCAGAATGTGGAGCTGCCGGACGCTGCGCTGGAGGAACTGGTGCGCAAAGATCTGCGCGAGGTGATGGGCGTTACGGCCGAACCGCTGTTCACGGAAATTACGCGTCTGCCGAACTCGATGCCGCAGTATCCGGTCGGACATCCTTCGAATATCGCCGGACTACGAAACGACCTTGCGGCACTTCTGCCCGGTGTGTATGTCTTTGGCGCAGGGTATGACGGCATTGGCATGCCGGACTGCATCAAGTTTGCGAAGCTGACGGCGAAGGCGGCGGCCGAAGGCCTGCGGGAGAACTGA
- a CDS encoding DUF92 domain-containing protein — translation MQWVIGVLGALFVAGAAYRKGSLSLSGMLAAVVMGAIYFGAGNAFWFGILLLFFISSSLLSKLKAEHKEELERSYAKTGRRDAGQVFANGGLGMLLVLLSAVYPRSEWELLFVGVMAAVTADTWATEIGTLSGKPPRSVLTGRKLPTGASGGVSLPGTLAAAAGAAMIGAVSWVLQQLAGMQGPSFTALVAAGLLGGLAGAFADSLLGATVQQMNRCDVCGREVESGVHCGRPAVHHRGWRWMGNDAVNAVSSIVGGAVALLIGGLF, via the coding sequence ATGCAGTGGGTAATCGGCGTCTTGGGCGCCTTGTTCGTTGCCGGAGCGGCTTATCGCAAGGGATCGCTTAGCCTCTCCGGCATGCTTGCCGCCGTGGTTATGGGCGCCATATATTTTGGTGCGGGCAACGCCTTTTGGTTCGGGATCCTGCTGCTGTTCTTTATCTCCTCCAGCCTGCTGTCGAAACTGAAGGCCGAGCACAAGGAAGAGCTGGAACGTTCCTATGCGAAGACGGGCAGGCGGGATGCAGGCCAGGTATTCGCTAATGGCGGTCTCGGCATGCTGCTTGTTCTGCTTAGCGCTGTATATCCCCGGTCCGAGTGGGAGCTGCTCTTCGTCGGCGTAATGGCGGCTGTGACCGCGGATACGTGGGCGACCGAAATCGGTACCCTGAGCGGCAAGCCTCCCCGCTCGGTATTGACCGGCAGGAAGCTTCCGACCGGCGCCTCCGGCGGCGTTTCGCTCCCTGGGACACTTGCGGCTGCGGCAGGCGCCGCCATGATTGGGGCGGTTTCGTGGGTCCTTCAGCAGCTGGCGGGAATGCAAGGGCCGTCGTTCACGGCTCTGGTGGCCGCAGGACTCCTTGGAGGGCTCGCCGGCGCTTTTGCCGATTCGCTACTCGGCGCAACGGTTCAGCAGATGAACCGCTGCGACGTATGCGGGCGCGAGGTGGAAAGCGGGGTCCACTGCGGCCGCCCGGCGGTGCATCACAGAGGCTGGCGGTGGATGGGTAACGATGCCGTCAACGCGGTCAGTTCAATCGTCGGAGGAGCCGTGGCGCTCCTGATCGGCGGTCTGTTTTGA
- the hemE gene encoding uroporphyrinogen decarboxylase, with product MTYNDTFIRACRKQETEHVPVWYMRQAGRYDPEYRAIKEKYSLLEISRQPELAAEITMMPVRKLGVDAAILYSDIMNPVASIGVEFDIVKNIGPVIEQPIRSSADVERLRPVDVEGDLAHILETIAILDKELQVPLITFAGAPFTIASYLIEGRPSKSYIRTKELMYSEPLVWAKLMDKLGDMVIAYLRAHVRSGGKAFQLFDSWVGALSPQDFEIFVLPTITRIFAELSDLDVPKIYFPGVSSGELLPTLSGLQADVIGLDWRVSLAEGRRRTGGRFAVQGNLDPYLLTAPMELIKERAKALIDEGIQEPGYVFNLGHGLFPEASLEKLRELTEYIHGYSREALALRKAAQPHS from the coding sequence ATGACCTATAACGATACATTTATCCGCGCCTGCAGGAAGCAGGAGACGGAGCACGTCCCCGTATGGTATATGCGGCAGGCCGGCCGCTACGATCCCGAATACCGGGCGATCAAAGAGAAGTATTCGCTGCTGGAAATCAGCAGACAACCCGAACTGGCGGCCGAAATTACGATGATGCCGGTGCGCAAGCTGGGTGTGGATGCAGCCATTTTATATTCCGATATCATGAATCCGGTAGCCTCCATCGGTGTCGAGTTCGACATTGTCAAAAATATCGGACCTGTCATCGAACAGCCGATCCGAAGCTCGGCCGACGTGGAGCGGCTGCGGCCAGTAGACGTGGAAGGCGATCTCGCTCATATTCTGGAGACAATCGCGATTCTGGACAAGGAGCTCCAGGTGCCGTTGATCACGTTCGCCGGCGCTCCCTTCACGATCGCGAGCTACCTGATCGAAGGCAGACCTTCCAAAAGCTATATCCGCACCAAGGAGCTGATGTACAGCGAGCCTCTTGTATGGGCAAAGCTGATGGACAAGCTGGGCGATATGGTCATCGCCTATTTGCGGGCTCATGTCCGCAGCGGAGGCAAAGCGTTCCAGCTGTTCGACAGCTGGGTTGGAGCGCTGTCGCCGCAGGATTTTGAAATCTTCGTTCTGCCGACGATCACTCGTATTTTTGCCGAATTATCGGATTTGGATGTGCCCAAAATTTATTTTCCGGGCGTAAGCTCGGGGGAACTGCTGCCGACTCTCTCCGGACTTCAAGCGGATGTGATCGGTCTGGACTGGCGGGTGTCGCTGGCCGAAGGCCGCCGCAGAACCGGAGGGCGATTCGCGGTGCAGGGCAATCTGGACCCTTATCTCCTGACTGCTCCGATGGAGCTTATCAAAGAGCGCGCCAAAGCGCTGATTGACGAAGGCATCCAGGAACCCGGCTACGTGTTCAACCTGGGGCATGGCCTGTTCCCCGAGGCGTCTCTGGAGAAGCTGCGCGAGCTGACGGAGTACATCCACGGCTATTCCAGGGAAGCGCTGGCGCTGCGGAAAGCAGCACAGCCGCACTCCTAA
- a CDS encoding CapA family protein: MYSPRSSRKRSKTTRKQKRNRIWTWINLSLLVLISVMLFYFFYTGEKGGNLPPSGMGAASASPEASPEASAEAGTGPSAEPGTAGGAPSAPSGEPLPSATPAADPSPGGTPPAETDAGSTPSTGGGASAAAPDGSPAAEEGGGQTAGPSDGQDGSGRTVTLNFAGDVIFAGKVGELLKQKGYDYPYARLNGLFQKDDLSVVNLETPVTVRGAEADKTYVFKSAPEALDALKAAGVDAVNLANNHTLDMGEQGLRDTLDNLESRGISFVGAGVDAGQAYSAQYYTRKGITIALLGFTRVIPEAGWAAGAGKPGVASVYDSAPALKAIADARKKADIVAVVVHWGQERMDEPNAVQQSLGRSFIDAGADLVIGGHPHVLQGLEPYKGKWIAYSTGNFIFTRSALKTTWETAVFQADCSANGQCGIKLKPVDAELGQPVPMSAADGQKLLKRVESLSGGKVKIDEEGRVTEAGR, encoded by the coding sequence ATGTATTCCCCTAGATCCAGCAGAAAAAGGAGCAAAACGACCAGAAAGCAGAAAAGAAACCGGATCTGGACGTGGATCAACCTCAGTCTGCTGGTGCTGATTTCGGTTATGCTGTTTTATTTCTTCTACACCGGAGAGAAAGGCGGAAACCTTCCTCCTTCCGGCATGGGGGCGGCTTCCGCTTCGCCGGAGGCATCCCCGGAAGCATCGGCTGAAGCGGGAACCGGTCCCTCCGCGGAGCCCGGGACCGCTGGCGGAGCGCCTTCAGCTCCGTCAGGGGAGCCGCTGCCGTCCGCCACACCGGCGGCGGACCCGTCTCCGGGCGGGACGCCGCCGGCCGAAACCGACGCGGGCAGCACGCCCTCTACGGGGGGCGGAGCTTCGGCCGCGGCGCCTGACGGCAGCCCTGCTGCCGAAGAAGGAGGCGGTCAGACGGCCGGGCCGTCCGATGGCCAGGACGGAAGCGGCCGCACGGTGACGCTGAATTTTGCCGGAGACGTCATCTTTGCCGGCAAAGTCGGCGAGCTGCTGAAGCAGAAGGGCTACGATTATCCGTATGCCCGCCTGAACGGCCTGTTCCAGAAGGACGATCTGTCGGTTGTCAATCTGGAAACGCCTGTCACCGTCCGGGGTGCAGAGGCCGACAAGACCTATGTGTTCAAGTCGGCTCCGGAGGCTCTGGACGCGCTGAAGGCGGCGGGCGTGGACGCCGTCAATCTGGCGAACAACCATACGCTCGATATGGGCGAGCAGGGACTACGGGATACGCTGGATAATCTGGAGTCCAGAGGCATATCGTTCGTTGGGGCGGGAGTGGACGCCGGCCAGGCCTATTCGGCGCAATATTATACGCGCAAAGGAATCACCATCGCCCTGCTCGGCTTTACGCGGGTCATACCCGAAGCCGGATGGGCTGCCGGAGCTGGCAAGCCCGGCGTAGCTTCCGTATACGACAGCGCCCCGGCGCTGAAGGCGATCGCCGATGCCCGGAAGAAAGCGGATATCGTCGCCGTCGTCGTCCACTGGGGACAGGAACGGATGGATGAACCGAATGCGGTTCAGCAGTCGCTGGGCCGGAGCTTTATCGACGCCGGGGCGGATCTTGTCATCGGAGGGCATCCCCATGTCCTGCAGGGTCTTGAGCCGTACAAAGGAAAATGGATCGCGTACAGCACGGGCAACTTTATTTTTACAAGGTCCGCTTTGAAGACAACCTGGGAGACAGCCGTATTTCAGGCCGATTGCAGCGCCAATGGACAATGCGGGATCAAGCTTAAGCCTGTAGACGCCGAACTGGGCCAGCCGGTGCCGATGAGCGCCGCTGACGGGCAGAAGCTGCTGAAGCGGGTCGAATCGCTGTCCGGCGGCAAGGTTAAAATTGACGAAGAGGGCCGCGTGACAGAGGCCGGGCGTTAA
- a CDS encoding glycerophosphodiester phosphodiesterase: MNNLCVAHRGFSGKAPENTLAAFRMAMELPYVTWMEIDVQLTRDGVPVVIHDYSLDRTTNGHGKVKDMDWSQMRRLDAGGWKNRSFRGERIPSLEEVLELSKERMRLNIELKNAGNLYPGIEKTVTQLLASKGMSKDVVLTSFDTGTLQRCQEADPAVRRGLIFDSRWGDPAGRVRELGCSFLSIAFSRLTPGLARFMSARGVGLMAWTVNKAKEMRRLADMHSDIMICTNRPDIWGDTFLGV, translated from the coding sequence ATGAACAACTTGTGCGTCGCCCATCGGGGATTTTCCGGGAAGGCTCCGGAGAATACGCTGGCCGCATTCCGTATGGCGATGGAGCTTCCGTATGTGACCTGGATGGAAATCGACGTTCAGCTGACGAGAGACGGGGTGCCCGTCGTGATCCATGATTACAGTCTGGACCGCACTACCAACGGTCACGGCAAAGTGAAGGATATGGATTGGAGCCAAATGCGTCGGCTGGACGCAGGGGGATGGAAGAATCGCTCTTTTCGGGGAGAAAGGATTCCGTCGCTGGAGGAAGTGCTGGAGCTGTCCAAAGAACGGATGCGGCTGAATATCGAGCTGAAAAATGCGGGCAACCTGTACCCCGGCATCGAAAAGACCGTAACGCAGCTGCTGGCCTCCAAAGGGATGAGCAAAGACGTGGTGCTGACCTCATTCGATACCGGCACGCTGCAAAGATGCCAGGAGGCCGATCCGGCTGTCCGCCGCGGACTGATCTTCGACTCCAGATGGGGCGATCCGGCGGGGCGTGTGCGGGAGCTGGGATGTTCTTTTTTGTCTATCGCATTCTCCCGTCTGACTCCAGGGCTTGCCCGGTTTATGTCGGCCCGCGGAGTGGGGCTCATGGCCTGGACGGTGAACAAAGCGAAAGAGATGCGTCGCCTTGCGGACATGCATTCTGATATAATGATATGTACGAACCGCCCGGATATATGGGGCGATACGTTTTTGGGAGTATGA
- a CDS encoding MFS transporter, whose translation MKKWKSWEPWQINLYVLWFGQFLVNAGMTMITPFLSLYLAKNLGVQGNAVGIWAGIIFSANFMTSFLFQPLWGSLSDKYGRKIMLLRSGFGMAIVISLMGFAQTPWQLLLLRLLNGTISGFNPASISLVSGTAPKHRMGFAMGLMQSGSVAGTILGPLIGGLLADWIGFRPIFYVIGLLLFIASLLALFLVKENFNREEAAHKPQVSTFEGLKDLIKVPQLPALFAVTFLIQFAMISPMALLPLYVERLHGTAVNIAFWAGVVSAVTGVSNMLASPVLGRLSDKVGAHRILTYALIGASLFVIPQAFVSSVWQLIFVRFLMGVFMGGLLPSVNALIRSYTPDGKESRAFGFNSSTLALGNMLGSLIGGFLAGYIGIEGIFIVSGAMLLINTLWVRMMLYKATPIRLFR comes from the coding sequence TTGAAAAAGTGGAAATCCTGGGAACCTTGGCAGATCAATCTCTATGTGCTTTGGTTTGGACAATTTCTTGTCAATGCGGGGATGACGATGATTACCCCTTTCCTGTCCCTCTATCTGGCCAAGAACCTCGGTGTGCAGGGAAACGCCGTCGGGATTTGGGCCGGTATCATATTTTCCGCCAACTTTATGACCTCGTTTCTGTTTCAGCCGCTGTGGGGCTCGCTCTCCGACAAATACGGCCGCAAAATCATGCTGCTGCGCTCCGGCTTCGGCATGGCGATCGTCATCTCGCTGATGGGCTTTGCGCAGACGCCCTGGCAGCTGCTCCTGCTGAGGCTGCTCAACGGGACGATCTCCGGGTTCAATCCCGCCTCCATCTCGCTCGTCTCGGGTACGGCGCCGAAGCATCGGATGGGCTTCGCCATGGGCCTGATGCAGTCCGGCTCTGTGGCCGGAACGATTCTCGGACCGCTGATCGGCGGGCTGCTCGCGGACTGGATCGGATTCCGTCCTATTTTTTATGTAATCGGCTTGCTGCTGTTCATCGCTTCTCTGCTCGCCCTGTTTCTGGTCAAAGAGAACTTCAACCGCGAGGAAGCCGCCCACAAGCCGCAAGTTTCCACATTTGAAGGGCTTAAGGATCTCATCAAGGTTCCGCAGCTTCCGGCGCTGTTCGCCGTCACCTTTCTGATCCAGTTCGCCATGATCAGCCCGATGGCCCTGCTGCCGCTCTATGTCGAGAGGCTGCATGGGACCGCTGTTAACATCGCGTTCTGGGCAGGCGTTGTCAGCGCTGTCACCGGAGTCTCGAACATGCTCGCCTCGCCGGTGCTCGGCAGGCTCAGCGACAAGGTCGGCGCCCACCGTATACTAACCTACGCCCTGATTGGCGCTTCATTGTTTGTTATTCCGCAGGCGTTCGTCAGCAGCGTCTGGCAGCTCATCTTCGTCCGTTTCTTGATGGGCGTCTTCATGGGCGGACTTCTTCCGAGCGTGAACGCCTTGATCCGTTCTTATACACCGGACGGCAAGGAGAGCCGGGCCTTCGGCTTCAACAGCAGCACGCTGGCCCTCGGCAATATGCTAGGGTCGCTGATAGGCGGCTTTCTGGCGGGCTATATTGGCATTGAAGGGATATTCATCGTTTCCGGCGCCATGCTGCTGATTAATACATTATGGGTACGCATGATGTTGTACAAGGCTACCCCGATCAGGCTGTTCCGCTAA
- a CDS encoding THUMP domain-containing class I SAM-dependent RNA methyltransferase, which produces MSKLQLIATAPMGLEAIVARELNEMGYETVTENGRVHFSGDVIDICRCNLWLRTSDRVLINMGQFPAKTFDELFEGVKALPWQDWIPEHGEFPVEGRSHKSQLSSVPAAQGIVKKAVVEKLKQYYRTDWFPENGPRYVIEVTLLNDIALITLDTTGPALHKRGYRKLVTEAPIKETMAAAMLKLSRWSGSRPLYDPCCGSGTFLIEAAMMAWNIAPGLRRSFPSEHWPAIPPEAWQTAREEAFDAVRDDIPLQLAGSDIDPKAIEVAQAAAKSAGLSGEIAFSVLSAAKARPEGDYGCIITNPPYGERLSDDKEVEKLIRQFGQMMLHLPNWSFFAISPSKQFEHYFGRKADKRRKLYNGRIECQYYQFFGPLPPRAPKKETDEA; this is translated from the coding sequence TTGAGTAAACTACAATTGATTGCCACCGCCCCGATGGGGCTCGAGGCTATCGTCGCGCGCGAATTAAATGAAATGGGCTATGAAACGGTTACCGAGAACGGCCGCGTTCACTTCAGCGGAGATGTCATCGACATTTGCCGCTGCAACCTGTGGCTGCGCACCTCAGACCGGGTTCTGATCAACATGGGACAATTTCCTGCCAAGACCTTTGACGAGCTGTTTGAAGGCGTCAAAGCGCTTCCCTGGCAGGATTGGATTCCTGAACACGGCGAATTTCCGGTGGAAGGCCGCTCGCACAAATCGCAGCTCAGCAGCGTTCCGGCCGCGCAGGGCATCGTCAAAAAAGCGGTCGTCGAGAAGCTGAAGCAGTATTACCGCACCGACTGGTTCCCCGAGAACGGGCCGCGCTATGTCATCGAGGTCACGCTGCTGAATGACATCGCGCTGATTACGCTGGACACCACCGGTCCCGCGCTGCATAAGCGGGGCTACCGCAAGCTGGTTACGGAAGCGCCGATCAAAGAGACTATGGCCGCCGCAATGCTGAAGCTCAGCCGCTGGAGCGGCAGCCGCCCTCTGTACGACCCCTGCTGCGGGTCGGGCACGTTTCTGATCGAGGCGGCCATGATGGCCTGGAATATCGCGCCCGGCCTCCGGCGCTCATTCCCGTCCGAGCATTGGCCGGCGATCCCGCCGGAAGCGTGGCAGACGGCTCGCGAGGAAGCTTTCGACGCCGTACGGGACGACATTCCGCTGCAGCTTGCCGGCAGCGACATCGATCCGAAGGCGATTGAAGTCGCGCAGGCCGCCGCGAAGAGCGCGGGTCTGTCCGGCGAGATCGCCTTCTCCGTCCTGTCCGCCGCCAAAGCAAGGCCGGAGGGCGATTACGGCTGCATCATCACCAATCCACCTTATGGGGAGCGGCTGAGCGATGATAAAGAAGTGGAGAAGCTCATCCGCCAATTCGGACAGATGATGCTCCATCTGCCTAACTGGTCCTTCTTCGCCATCAGTCCTTCCAAGCAGTTCGAGCACTACTTCGGACGCAAGGCGGACAAGCGGCGCAAGCTGTATAACGGACGGATCGAGTGCCAGTATTATCAGTTCTTCGGTCCGCTTCCGCCAAGAGCGCCGAAGAAGGAAACGGATGAAGCCTAG